In the genome of Rubrivirga marina, the window AGGGCGACACTTCTCCCGCTTCACCCCCCGAAGCCGTGACGGACCCGGACCCCTGCCCCCTCCTGCTCGGCCTCGTCGAGGCGCTCCGCGAGGCCGCGCCCCGGCTGAACGGGGGGCTCCCGTACCCCCAGCGGACCGGGATCGACGACGTCCAGGCGGGCGCGCCCCGCCCCGACGGCCCCGCCCGGTGCTCGCTCCCGGTCACGGTCCGCGTCGCTCGGGGCGTCGAGAAGCGCTACGTCCTCTCGGTGGAGACCGGGGCGGGGCGGGCCGCCCTCGCCGTCTCGGACGGGGCCGAGTTCGAGGACCGCTTCCGCCTGGCGACGACGCCCGGCGACCCCCCCGTAGAGGCCGACGTCCACCGGCTGTTCACCGCCCTCACGGCCGACCTCGGCCTCCACTTCGCCACGGCCTCCTGACCCGCTCGGCCCCATGAACGAGTACCTCACCGTCCTCGCGCTCACGGCCCTCCCGGCGGCGGCCAACTTCGCGGGGGGCCTCCTCGCTGAGGTCGTCCCTCAGAGCGACCGCGTGCTGAGGCTGGCGCTCCACGCTGCCGCCGGGATCGTCATCGGTGTGGTCGGGATCGAGCTGATGGAGCAGGTGCTCGGCGTGGGCCGACCGTGGATCCCGATCCTGGCACTCGTGGCGGGGGGCGCCGTCGCCGTCGCGCTCGACGCCGCCGTCGGGTACGTCCGGGGCCGGTTCGGCGGGGCCGACGCCGCCGCCGACGCGGGCGCGTGGATGATCTACCTCGGCGTCTCGGTGGACCTCTTCTCCGACGGCGTCCTCATCGGGGCGGGCTCGACGCTCAGCCTGGGGCTGGGGCTCCTCCTCGCGCTCGGGCAGGTCCCGGCCGACGTACCCGAGGGGTTCGCCACGATCGCCACGTTCCGCCGCGAGGGCGTCCCGCGTCGGCGGCGGCTCCTGCTGTCGGCCTCGCTCGCGCTCCCCATCCTCCTCGGAGCCACGCTGAGCTACTGGGCCGTCCGTGGGCTCCCGGACCTCTACAAGGTCTCGCTCCTCGCACTCACCGCCGGGATCCTCCTCACGATCGCCGTCGAGGAGATGGTGACGCAGGCCCACCAGACGCCGGACTCGCGCTGGGACTCGCTCGCCCTCGTGGGCGGCTTCGCCCTGTTCGCCCTCGTCGCCGTCTACTTCGGCTGACGGTCCCCTCCCCCAACCCCACACCCCGATGGCAACGCTCTGCCTCCCCTTCGCCGACGTGTTCCCGGACGTGGACGAGGCCCACGACCCCTGCGTGGTCCGGCTCGTCGCCACGCTCGAGGCCCACGACGGGGTCGTCCTGGCCCACGTGGTGACCGGCATCGCCGGGACGCCGGTCCGGCTGTGCGTCCACCACGACCCGGCCGTGGCCCCGGCCGACGACGTCCGGGACACGGTCTGCGTCCTCTCCGAGAGCCAGCGGACCCACTTCGGGCACGTCCACGCCCGCGTGGCCGACGCGGCGGCGGCCTGCGCCGCCGCCGAGCGGACCCGGCGGGTCTCCGGCGTACGGGGGGTCGAGACGACGGACGACGGGACACTCCACGTCGAGTACAACCGGGACCGGACGACCGAGGCCGCCGTCCGCGCGGCCATCGAGGAGGTCGTGACCGACCTGCCCGGACCGGCCGATGCGTAAGCCGTCGCTCCTGCGGTGGGCTTCGCGGGGACTGGCAGCCCCCGCGCTGCTCTGGGCCGCCGCGCCGGCGCACACCCTGTACAGCCCGTGGAGCCTCCCCTCCTGACCCTCTCCGATCCGACTCCCATGCCCGACCCTCTCCGCCTCGACCTCGACGTCTTGCTCCCCGACGCGCCCGACGCCCAGGACGCCTGCGTCGCCCGGCTCACCGACGAGTTGGCGGCCGTCCTCGGCGTCGAGCGCGCCCACGTGGTCCCGCCCGAGCGGGGTCCCGACGGCGAGCGCCCGGCCCAGCTCTGCCTCCACTACGACCCCGACGCCGTCGCGCTCCCGCGCCTCCGGCGGGCGGCCGAGCGGGCCGGCGCACGGATCACCGAGCGGTACGGCCACGTGCTCTGGGAGGTCACCGGGCTGCCCCGCCAGCGCCGCGCGCGGACCGTCGCCGAGCGGCTCCGCCAGCGGCCGGGCGTGATCGAGGCCGAGGCGAACGCGACCGGCCCGGTCCGCATCGAGTTCGACCGCGACCAGACGACGGAGGCCGACCTCCGCCGCGCGCTCGCCGACCTCGGCGTGACCGTCACGGCGCCGGAGCCATCCGAGGTGGCCGCCGCCGAGGGGCACCCCCAGGGCCGAGGCCCGCTCCCCGGCGAGCCGAGGGCCGTCGAGCCGGCCGAGGAGGACCACACCGGCCACGACCACGGCCCCGGCGGGCACGACCACGGCGGCATCTTCGGCGAGCGGACCGAGCTGGTCTTCGCCGTCCTATGCGGCGTCGTCGTCGCGGTGGGGTGGGCGCTGGAGGCGTTTACGGGTGTGGCCGAGTGGATCCCGCTCGCTCTCTTTGTCAGCGGGTACTTTTTCGGCGGGTGGTTCACCGTCCGCGAGGCGGTCGACTCCATCCGCGCGGGCCGCTTCGAGATCGACTTCTTGATGTTGGTGGCCGCGGCCGGCGCCGCCGCGCTCGGCGAGTGGTTCGAGGGCGCGCTCCTGCTCTTCCTGTTCTCCATCGGCCACGCGCTCGAAGGCTACGCGATGGGCCGCGCACGCCGGGCCATCGAGGCGCTGGCGGAGCTGGCCCCGGCGACGGCCCGCGTCCGCCGTGACGGCGCCGAGACCGAGGTGCCCGTCGAGGACCTCCGCGTCGGCGACACGGTCGTCATCCGGCCCGACGAGCGGATCGCAGCCGACGGCGTGGTCGTGAAGGGGACGAGCGCCGTGGACCAGGCGGCCGTGACGGGCGAGAGTGTGCCCGTCGACAAGCGGCCCGCCGACGACCCCGACGCCGCGCTGGCGGACCCCGCGAGCGTGGAGCCCGAATACCGCGTGTTCGCGGGGACGCTCAACGGGTCCGGCGCGCTCGACATCGTGGTCACCAAGACGTCGTCGGAGTCCACGCTGGCCCGCGTGGTCCAGCTTGTGGCCGAGGCCGAGACGGAGAAGAGCCCGACGCAGAAGTTCACCGACCGCTTCGAGCGGGTGTTCGTCCCGTCCGTGCTCGTGTTCGTGGTCTTGCTGCTCGTCGGGCCGCCGGCCCTGGACGCGCTCGGGTGGTTCTCCGAGCCGTTCGCGGTCTCGTTCTACCGCGCGATGGCCGTGCTCGTGGCCGCCAGCCCGTGCGCGCTCGCCATCGCCACGCCCTCGGCCGTGCTCTCGGGCGTCGCCCGCGCCGGGCGCTCCGGCGTGCTCGTCAAGGGCGGCGGCCCGCTGGAGGCGTTGGGCGGGCTCACGTCCATCGCCTTCGACAAGACCGGCACGCTCACCGAGGGCGAGCCGCGCGTGACGGACGTGGTGCCCGCCGACGGCGCGACCGAGGCCGAGCTGGTCGAGGCCGTCGTCGCCGTCGAGCGCCTGAGCGAGCACCCGCTCGCGCGCGCCATCGTCCGCGACCTGGGCGAGCGGGCCTCGGATGGCGTGGCGGCCGAGGACTTGCAGAGCGTGACGGGCCACGGCGTCCGCGCCACATTGGCGGGCGAGCCCGCCGAGGTCGGCAAACCCGACCTGTTTACGCTGGATGGCGGCACGGCCGCGCCAGAGGCCCTCTTGGAGCGCGACCGCGCGCTCAAGGCCGACGGCCGCTCGACCATGCTCGTCCGCCGGGGCGACCGGTTCCTGGGCGTCGTGGGACTCATGGACACGCCGCGCGAGTCGGCGCGTGACGTGATCCGCCGGCTCCACGCGCTCGGCATCGAG includes:
- a CDS encoding STAS/SEC14 domain-containing protein, with protein sequence MYELLPQTQNDVLGVRLGGALTGDDYRALRAALQRAGRDGPVHLLVLADDHHGPAEPGAAWADPADAPVRPVAVGRLALVGDGEWHTWTAWLDRLLAPDAVRSFSEALLAEAWAWLREGDTSPASPPEAVTDPDPCPLLLGLVEALREAAPRLNGGLPYPQRTGIDDVQAGAPRPDGPARCSLPVTVRVARGVEKRYVLSVETGAGRAALAVSDGAEFEDRFRLATTPGDPPVEADVHRLFTALTADLGLHFATAS
- a CDS encoding ZIP family metal transporter; translation: MNEYLTVLALTALPAAANFAGGLLAEVVPQSDRVLRLALHAAAGIVIGVVGIELMEQVLGVGRPWIPILALVAGGAVAVALDAAVGYVRGRFGGADAAADAGAWMIYLGVSVDLFSDGVLIGAGSTLSLGLGLLLALGQVPADVPEGFATIATFRREGVPRRRRLLLSASLALPILLGATLSYWAVRGLPDLYKVSLLALTAGILLTIAVEEMVTQAHQTPDSRWDSLALVGGFALFALVAVYFG
- a CDS encoding heavy metal translocating P-type ATPase; this encodes MPDPLRLDLDVLLPDAPDAQDACVARLTDELAAVLGVERAHVVPPERGPDGERPAQLCLHYDPDAVALPRLRRAAERAGARITERYGHVLWEVTGLPRQRRARTVAERLRQRPGVIEAEANATGPVRIEFDRDQTTEADLRRALADLGVTVTAPEPSEVAAAEGHPQGRGPLPGEPRAVEPAEEDHTGHDHGPGGHDHGGIFGERTELVFAVLCGVVVAVGWALEAFTGVAEWIPLALFVSGYFFGGWFTVREAVDSIRAGRFEIDFLMLVAAAGAAALGEWFEGALLLFLFSIGHALEGYAMGRARRAIEALAELAPATARVRRDGAETEVPVEDLRVGDTVVIRPDERIAADGVVVKGTSAVDQAAVTGESVPVDKRPADDPDAALADPASVEPEYRVFAGTLNGSGALDIVVTKTSSESTLARVVQLVAEAETEKSPTQKFTDRFERVFVPSVLVFVVLLLVGPPALDALGWFSEPFAVSFYRAMAVLVAASPCALAIATPSAVLSGVARAGRSGVLVKGGGPLEALGGLTSIAFDKTGTLTEGEPRVTDVVPADGATEAELVEAVVAVERLSEHPLARAIVRDLGERASDGVAAEDLQSVTGHGVRATLAGEPAEVGKPDLFTLDGGTAAPEALLERDRALKADGRSTMLVRRGDRFLGVVGLMDTPRESARDVIRRLHALGIEKTIMISGDAQAVASSVGRAVGIDEARGDLLPDDKVEAIKALRRSGEVAMVGDGVNDAPALANATVGIAMGAAGSDVALETADVALMADDLSKLPFAVGLSRKARGIIRQNLWMSLGMVAFLVPATLFGLGIGPAVALHEGSTLVVVFNALRLLAYREADA